A window from Peromyscus eremicus chromosome 1, PerEre_H2_v1, whole genome shotgun sequence encodes these proteins:
- the LOC131901329 gene encoding olfactory receptor 52Z1P-like, which translates to MAMSSNHTNLRDIWYTMIGIPGLEYAHIWLSIPICSMYIVALAGNTLLIFLIFTDHSLHEPMYLFLSMLALADIILSTVTTPKVLAIFWFRAGGISFASCVSQMFFLHFMFVAESAILLAMAFDRYVAICFPLRYTTILTPSVIGRMGLASVTRSFFICFPLVFLVYQLTYCGRNIIRHSYCEHMGIARLACDNIKVNIYYGMTVPLFSIGLDIVLIIISYTLIPHSVFRIPSRDARLKALGTCGSHVCVILLFYTPSLFTFFAHRFGGHSIPRHMHILFANLYVVVPPTLNPIIYGVKTKQIQERIFQMFSFSKGCF; encoded by the coding sequence ATGGCAATGTCTTCAAATCACACCAATCTCAGAGACATCTGGTACACCATGATTGGGATCCCAGGACTAGAATATGCACACATTTGGCTCTCTATCCCCATTTGTTCAATGTATATAGTGGCCCTTGCAGGCAATACCCTATTAATATTCCTGATCTTCACTGATCACAGTCTTCATGAACCAATGTACCTTTTCCTCTCTATGTTGGCCTTGGCTGATATCATTCTATCTACAGTGACCACACCAAAGGTTCTTGCAATCTTCTGGTTTCGagctggaggcatttcttttGCTAGCTGTGTGTCTCAGATGTTTTTTCTCCACTTTATGTTTGTGGCAGAGTCTGCCATACTGCTGGCTATGGCATTTGACCGTTATGTGGCCATCTGCTTTCCACTAAGGTATACCACCATTCTAACTCCATCAGTCATCGGCAGAATGGGCCTTGCATCTGTGACTAGAAGCTTCTTCATCTGCTTCCCCCTGGTCTTTCTTGTTTATCAGCTCACCTACTGTGGGAGAAACATCATTCGGCACTCATACTGTGAACACATGGGCATTGCCAGGTTGGCCTGTGACAACATCAAAGTCAATATTTACTATGGAATGACTGTACCTTTATTTTCCATAGGCCTGGACATTGTGCTTATCATCATCTCTTACACCCTTATACCTCATTCAGTATTTAGAATTCCATCTCGAGATGCCCGACTCAAGGCTCTGGGTACATGCGGCTCCCATGTCTGTGTCATCCTTCTGTTTTATACACCTTCTCTCTTTACCTTTTTTGCTCACCGTTTTGGGGGCCACAGCATACCACGTCACATGCACATTCTCTTTGCTAACCTCTATGTGGTGGTACCTCCTACCCTCAACCCCATCATTTATGGAGTGAAGACGAAGCAAATTCAAGAGAGGATTTTCCAGATGTTTTCTTTCAGTAAGGGATGTTTTTGA